One window of the Candidatus Hydrogenedentota bacterium genome contains the following:
- a CDS encoding methyltransferase domain-containing protein has product MASGKRHFDLKAVTWDEEPRRVQLAKDLFAAITDTVVLNPCIAVLDFGCGTGLLTLQLATQGGHVTGVDSSQGMLDVLEDKVRHYQNDNVITR; this is encoded by the coding sequence GTGGCGAGCGGCAAACGCCATTTTGACTTGAAGGCAGTGACGTGGGACGAAGAACCGCGTCGGGTACAACTGGCCAAAGATCTGTTCGCGGCGATAACCGACACCGTTGTCCTGAATCCTTGCATAGCCGTGCTTGATTTTGGTTGCGGTACGGGTCTGTTGACGCTTCAACTGGCAACCCAGGGGGGTCATGTTACAGGTGTCGACAGCTCACAGGGAATGCTGGACGTTCTCGAAGACAAGGTGCGACATTACCAAAACGACAACGTCATAACGCGATGA
- a CDS encoding tyrosine-protein phosphatase gives MRKAIKIVAILVGAVALVLAVPLWMYFPGHNFRTVEKGAFYGSRQMSGKALEAAIKKRGIQTVINLRGHNPGAPWYDNEVAVCRKLGVAHEDFAWSKGRLPDPESLARFVAVIESGKKPFLAHCEGGTHRTGVAAACYLLLQGADTATARRQFGPMFKNAPIGQVVDLYEGSNMPFKQWVREVYPARYASPKSSQALDSESEMGHLCAAC, from the coding sequence ATGAGAAAGGCGATCAAAATCGTAGCGATCTTGGTTGGTGCTGTCGCTCTGGTTTTGGCCGTTCCGCTATGGATGTATTTTCCAGGACACAACTTTCGGACTGTCGAAAAGGGCGCCTTCTATGGTTCCCGCCAGATGAGCGGGAAGGCGTTGGAAGCGGCGATCAAGAAGCGCGGAATCCAGACCGTCATCAACCTGCGGGGGCACAATCCGGGGGCGCCATGGTATGACAATGAAGTGGCGGTTTGCCGGAAGCTTGGCGTGGCGCATGAGGATTTTGCCTGGTCGAAGGGGCGGTTACCTGACCCGGAATCGCTTGCGAGGTTCGTTGCCGTCATCGAGTCAGGCAAAAAGCCGTTTCTGGCCCATTGTGAAGGCGGGACCCATCGTACCGGCGTAGCCGCCGCCTGCTACTTGCTTCTCCAGGGCGCAGATACCGCCACGGCGCGCAGACAATTCGGCCCCATGTTCAAGAACGCGCCCATCGGGCAGGTGGTTGATCTTTACGAAGGCAGCAATATGCCATTCAAACAATGGGTGCGAGAGGTATATCCCGCGCGATACGCGTCACCAAAATCCTCCCAGGCCCTTGATTCTGAATCCGAAATGGGTCACTTGTGCGCGGCCTGTTAG
- a CDS encoding iron-sulfur cluster carrier protein MrpORP codes for MECTNTEGFSEVARDHATRPRNYGLLDNWNAHACITGPCGDTVEIWLRVENGMIRAATFTTTGCEPSRACGSMATELVVGRPIQSALEIKPADIVGKLEPFPDDHRHCALLAANVMKAAAQDFLDRQKTGSCGSCATDSCSAKGRRQGESEQDYLDRQELARRLCQIKHKVLVLSGKGGVGKSTVAVNLAVSLSLAGKHVGLLDVDIHGPSIPKMLHLEGAPVMNEGSTILPIEVGDMKVLSIGFFLRSTDDAVIWRGPMKMGVIKQFLKDTDWGELDYLVIDSPPGTGDEPLSVCQLIENADGAVIVTTPQDVSVADVRRSIGFCRQLGLPVLGVVENMSGFVCPHCSEVTHIFKTGGGERMANDMGVPFLGRIPLDPQVAEACDAGAPYVHHYARSETAKAFERVIQPILALDGAKTPTQTKEEIKPMRIALPIADGRLAMHFGHCEQFALVDVDPPTKRIIKTEMVDAPEHQPGLLPRWLGEKGANVIIAGGMGSRAQSLFAEQGIQVVVGAPADAIEDLVKAYLEGALQSGENVCDH; via the coding sequence ATGGAATGCACGAATACTGAAGGCTTTTCCGAGGTTGCTCGCGACCACGCGACAAGACCGCGGAATTATGGGCTGCTTGACAACTGGAATGCGCATGCTTGCATAACCGGACCTTGTGGCGACACCGTGGAGATATGGCTCCGTGTCGAAAATGGAATGATAAGAGCCGCGACTTTCACCACAACAGGGTGTGAACCTTCGCGCGCTTGCGGCAGTATGGCTACGGAGTTGGTTGTCGGCCGGCCCATCCAAAGCGCTCTCGAAATAAAACCGGCGGATATTGTGGGCAAGTTGGAACCGTTTCCAGATGACCACCGGCATTGCGCGTTGTTGGCGGCCAATGTAATGAAAGCCGCCGCACAGGACTTCTTGGATAGACAGAAGACGGGTTCTTGCGGGTCCTGCGCCACGGACAGTTGCTCAGCCAAGGGCCGACGACAGGGAGAAAGCGAACAAGACTACCTGGACCGCCAAGAACTCGCGCGGCGGCTATGCCAAATCAAACACAAGGTGCTCGTGCTCTCCGGCAAAGGCGGCGTCGGCAAGAGCACCGTTGCGGTCAATCTCGCCGTGTCGCTGTCCTTGGCAGGGAAACACGTTGGATTGCTGGATGTGGACATCCACGGTCCCAGCATCCCTAAGATGCTGCATCTGGAAGGCGCGCCCGTAATGAACGAAGGCAGCACTATTCTGCCGATAGAAGTCGGGGACATGAAAGTGCTGTCCATCGGGTTCTTTCTCCGCAGCACGGATGACGCCGTCATTTGGCGCGGGCCCATGAAGATGGGTGTCATCAAACAGTTCCTGAAAGACACCGACTGGGGCGAACTGGATTACCTCGTGATCGATTCGCCGCCGGGAACAGGCGATGAGCCGCTATCCGTCTGCCAACTTATCGAGAATGCGGACGGCGCCGTGATTGTAACAACGCCACAGGATGTCTCTGTGGCCGATGTCCGCAGGTCCATTGGCTTCTGCCGCCAGCTGGGGCTGCCGGTATTGGGCGTTGTCGAGAACATGAGCGGATTTGTATGTCCTCATTGCAGCGAGGTCACGCATATTTTCAAGACCGGCGGCGGTGAACGGATGGCGAACGATATGGGCGTGCCGTTCCTGGGCCGCATTCCGCTGGACCCGCAGGTCGCCGAAGCCTGTGACGCCGGCGCGCCCTATGTGCATCACTACGCCCGAAGCGAAACCGCCAAGGCGTTCGAACGTGTAATTCAACCCATTCTTGCACTCGACGGCGCGAAGACGCCGACACAAACAAAAGAGGAGATCAAACCAATGCGTATTGCCTTACCAATTGCCGATGGAAGACTGGCCATGCACTTCGGCCATTGCGAACAGTTCGCGCTGGTGGACGTGGACCCTCCGACAAAACGAATTATCAAGACGGAAATGGTGGACGCACCCGAACACCAGCCTGGACTGCTCCCGCGCTGGTTGGGCGAAAAGGGCGCGAATGTGATTATCGCTGGCGGAATGGGTTCGCGCGCCCAGTCTCTATTTGCCGAGCAAGGCATTCAAGTCGTGGTAGGCGCTCCTGCCGACGCCATCGAGGATCTCGTGAAGGCTTACCTTGAAGGCGCCCTGCAATCGGGTGAAAACGTCTGTGATCATTGA
- a CDS encoding aminotransferase class I/II-fold pyridoxal phosphate-dependent enzyme, with product MRPDPLTPYGNRPMVTPIVNAVNYEYTSFEVLRQITDGEIDGYTYHRDDNPTVRVVEKKIAALEEAEDCVVCTSGMAACTMVFLTYLQTGDHVILFHDTYGANYKVSLILERLGVAFTWIDADDADQIGDRIQPNTRMIFLETPTNPLCKIIDVAAMREAADTVGAMVVVDNTFATPYHQNPLVLGADLVVHSATKALGGHNDLMAGAITGSKEHYNRLWFTRQAIGTTLDAYSAFLLDRGLKTFELRAEAMARGAQAIAEFLEEHPKVSRVSYPGLASHPNHAVALRQMHRGFGGMIAFDVGQDEEHAKRFIAALQRIYHAVSLGATESLICIPHLTTMLYLPPERRTTFGVRKNTVRLSVGIEPPDKLLADLKQALACVAEGIATHE from the coding sequence ATGCGTCCGGATCCCCTTACGCCTTACGGCAATCGCCCAATGGTCACGCCCATCGTGAATGCTGTGAACTACGAATACACATCGTTCGAGGTCTTGCGGCAGATCACGGACGGGGAAATTGATGGTTACACCTACCACCGCGACGATAATCCAACTGTGCGGGTAGTCGAGAAGAAGATCGCGGCATTAGAGGAAGCCGAGGACTGTGTTGTCTGCACCTCCGGTATGGCCGCCTGTACTATGGTCTTCCTCACTTATCTGCAGACAGGCGACCATGTAATTCTCTTCCATGACACCTATGGCGCCAACTACAAAGTGTCTTTGATTCTCGAACGCCTCGGGGTGGCCTTCACGTGGATAGATGCGGATGATGCCGACCAGATTGGAGACCGAATCCAACCCAACACGAGGATGATCTTCCTTGAAACACCCACCAATCCCCTGTGCAAGATCATAGACGTGGCGGCCATGCGTGAAGCCGCAGACACGGTCGGCGCCATGGTCGTTGTGGACAACACGTTTGCCACGCCGTATCACCAAAACCCACTGGTCCTGGGCGCCGACCTCGTTGTCCATAGCGCCACCAAGGCCTTGGGCGGACATAACGACCTCATGGCTGGGGCCATCACCGGGTCAAAGGAACACTACAACAGACTGTGGTTTACCCGCCAGGCTATCGGCACAACCTTGGATGCTTACTCGGCCTTTCTGCTGGATCGGGGACTCAAGACGTTTGAATTGCGCGCAGAAGCCATGGCGCGCGGAGCCCAAGCAATAGCGGAATTCCTCGAGGAACATCCCAAGGTGTCTCGTGTTTCATACCCCGGGCTGGCGAGTCATCCGAATCATGCCGTGGCGCTTCGCCAGATGCATCGCGGTTTTGGCGGAATGATCGCTTTCGATGTGGGCCAAGACGAGGAGCACGCCAAGCGGTTCATCGCCGCACTGCAGCGGATCTACCATGCGGTGAGTCTTGGCGCGACCGAATCACTCATCTGTATCCCTCATCTGACGACGATGCTCTACCTGCCGCCGGAGCGACGAACCACGTTCGGCGTCAGGAAGAATACCGTTCGGCTGTCGGTAGGAATCGAGCCGCCCGACAAGCTCTTGGCCGATCTGAAACAGGCGCTCGCATGTGTTGCGGAAGGAATCGCAACCCATGAATAG
- a CDS encoding ferritin, with amino-acid sequence MLSDKMLKALNDQITKEFHSAYLYMAMSAYFEGENLPGFAKWMRLQAQEESCHALIFFNYTCERGGKVTLGAVDAPPTTFKSAVDVFEKTLAHEQFITDSINKLMDLAIKESDHATRAMLQWFVTEQVEEEANASQILARLHMMKGGGNGLLMMDGGLGSRTFAVPSPLAGKL; translated from the coding sequence ATGTTGAGCGACAAAATGCTCAAGGCTTTGAACGACCAGATCACCAAGGAATTTCATTCGGCCTATTTGTACATGGCCATGTCGGCGTATTTCGAAGGCGAAAACCTGCCGGGGTTTGCGAAATGGATGCGTCTCCAGGCGCAAGAGGAAAGTTGCCACGCCCTGATCTTCTTTAACTACACGTGTGAAAGGGGCGGCAAGGTCACACTCGGCGCCGTAGACGCGCCGCCCACTACATTCAAGTCGGCGGTAGACGTCTTCGAGAAAACGCTCGCCCATGAGCAGTTCATTACGGACTCCATCAACAAACTAATGGATCTGGCGATCAAGGAATCCGACCATGCGACTCGCGCCATGCTTCAATGGTTCGTGACTGAACAAGTGGAAGAAGAGGCCAATGCCAGCCAGATCCTGGCGCGACTGCACATGATGAAAGGTGGAGGAAACGGATTACTCATGATGGACGGAGGATTGGGATCGCGCACCTTTGCCGTGCCTTCGCCGCTCGCCGGCAAACTATAA
- a CDS encoding ATP-binding protein: MKELVVISGKGGTGKTSVVAAFASLASNKVLADCDVDAADLHLVLQPEVRSRHEFRCGHEAAINPQTCKGCGFCLSQCRFEAIQPVVAKAGIVYRVEPLACEGCGVCVDVCPAKAIDFPERLAGEWCLSDTRHGPMVHARLGIAAENSGKLVSLVRQQARRLAQNENKDLVLVDGPPGIGCPVIASITGASLVLIVTEPTLSGQHDLKRVAELARHFHIPTVACINKWDLNPGMSEAIEASALALGAKPLGRIRYDRAVTAAQVAGKSVLEFSSDGVSRDIKDLWIGIESLLGSDDSSKDTV, encoded by the coding sequence ATGAAAGAGCTCGTGGTTATTAGCGGAAAAGGCGGAACAGGCAAGACAAGCGTGGTTGCAGCGTTCGCTTCCCTGGCATCCAATAAGGTTCTGGCGGATTGTGACGTGGATGCCGCCGATCTGCATCTGGTTCTGCAGCCCGAGGTCCGGTCACGCCATGAGTTTCGCTGCGGCCACGAGGCCGCCATCAATCCTCAAACCTGCAAGGGATGCGGCTTCTGCCTTTCCCAATGTCGTTTTGAGGCGATTCAACCGGTTGTGGCGAAAGCGGGCATTGTCTATCGCGTCGAGCCGCTGGCGTGCGAAGGCTGCGGCGTCTGCGTTGATGTATGCCCTGCCAAGGCTATCGATTTCCCGGAGCGTCTCGCGGGAGAATGGTGCCTGTCAGACACACGCCACGGCCCGATGGTCCATGCGCGACTCGGTATTGCCGCGGAAAACTCGGGGAAACTTGTCAGCCTCGTCCGTCAACAGGCAAGGCGGCTTGCCCAAAACGAGAACAAGGATCTCGTCCTGGTTGATGGCCCCCCCGGCATCGGGTGTCCTGTAATTGCCAGTATTACCGGGGCGTCTCTCGTCCTGATCGTTACGGAGCCTACGCTCAGCGGCCAACATGATCTGAAACGCGTGGCCGAACTGGCGCGCCATTTTCACATCCCCACCGTAGCGTGTATCAACAAATGGGACCTGAATCCCGGTATGAGCGAGGCGATTGAAGCGTCCGCATTGGCGCTGGGCGCCAAACCTCTGGGACGGATTCGATACGACCGGGCCGTCACGGCCGCGCAAGTGGCCGGCAAGAGCGTGCTGGAATTCTCATCCGACGGCGTCAGCCGCGATATCAAGGACTTATGGATAGGCATCGAATCCCTGTTGGGTTCAGATGATTCTAGCAAAGATACGGTATAA
- a CDS encoding radical SAM protein produces the protein MTKHKYRHIFGPVLSRRLGRSLGVDLMPFKTCTYDCVYCEQGRTTDHTACRKEYVPADEILDELGKYLVEHAAPDYITLSGAGEPTLHARLGYIVSRIKSLTKVPLAVITNGSLLWDRPVRDALHEADVVLPSLDAGNAQLFEYIDRPVTGISFEQMVTGLIAFRQSFSNAIWLEVMLMAGVTSGDSEVREMAEWARRIRPDRIQLNTVVRPPSEPFALPVPREQLAQLAILFEPHAEVIADYRGAAPKADAAPDALRVLDLIVRRPCSLQEIAASLGLRQIETIKLVEGLIGQGKIVQRRFASGVFFEYVHDANEEVIS, from the coding sequence ATGACAAAACACAAGTACAGACACATTTTCGGTCCGGTGCTTTCCCGGCGGCTGGGACGCTCTTTGGGCGTTGACCTGATGCCGTTCAAGACCTGTACCTATGATTGCGTGTACTGCGAACAAGGCCGGACCACTGACCACACGGCCTGTCGAAAGGAATATGTACCGGCAGACGAGATCCTGGACGAACTGGGGAAATATCTCGTGGAGCATGCCGCGCCGGACTACATCACACTGTCCGGTGCAGGCGAGCCTACCTTACACGCAAGGCTCGGCTATATCGTTTCGAGAATCAAATCTTTGACGAAGGTTCCCTTGGCCGTCATCACAAACGGCTCGCTGCTTTGGGACAGACCGGTTCGAGATGCGTTGCATGAGGCCGACGTCGTTTTACCATCCCTGGATGCCGGGAATGCCCAATTATTCGAGTACATCGATCGTCCTGTAACGGGGATTTCGTTTGAGCAGATGGTTACCGGCCTCATCGCGTTCCGGCAGTCCTTTTCGAATGCCATTTGGCTTGAAGTGATGCTCATGGCCGGCGTCACTTCCGGCGATTCCGAAGTGCGGGAAATGGCTGAATGGGCCCGGCGCATTCGTCCGGATCGCATTCAGTTGAACACGGTTGTGCGCCCGCCATCGGAGCCTTTTGCGCTCCCGGTTCCTCGGGAACAACTCGCACAGCTCGCGATATTATTCGAGCCGCATGCGGAGGTAATCGCCGATTATCGCGGCGCCGCGCCAAAGGCCGATGCCGCACCCGACGCCCTTCGCGTACTTGACCTTATCGTGAGGCGTCCATGCTCGCTCCAGGAAATCGCTGCGAGCCTTGGCCTGCGGCAAATCGAAACCATAAAACTCGTCGAGGGCCTTATTGGTCAGGGCAAGATAGTCCAAAGGCGTTTCGCTAGCGGCGTCTTCTTTGAATATGTCCATGACGCCAACGAGGAAGTAATCTCATGA
- a CDS encoding ATP-binding protein, with product MRIAIASGKGGTGKTTIAVNLAGVTEGPVTYVDCDVEEPNGHIFLKPNIETVKSVGIPVPVVDKEKCTGCGRCAEVCRYNAIACVKGKVLVFAELCHGCGGCRMACAARAISETDHAIGVVETGYANGVAFVQGRLKVGAAMSPPLIRATKAAAPANGIVIIDAPPGTSCPVIAAIKDTDVVVLVTEPTPFGLHDLRLAVETVRQVGIPFGVVVNRCDVGDERVTSYCKQECIPVLLEIPDDRRIAEAYSRGENAIDAVPEMRELFTGLCQHIRELIAKNGMKEASVL from the coding sequence ATGAGAATCGCTATTGCTTCAGGAAAAGGCGGCACGGGAAAGACAACGATCGCCGTGAATTTGGCGGGCGTGACGGAAGGTCCCGTCACGTATGTCGACTGCGACGTGGAGGAGCCCAACGGCCACATCTTCCTGAAGCCCAACATAGAAACCGTCAAGAGTGTAGGAATTCCCGTCCCCGTCGTAGACAAGGAGAAATGCACGGGGTGCGGTCGATGCGCGGAAGTGTGCCGCTACAACGCCATCGCGTGTGTAAAAGGCAAAGTGCTGGTGTTTGCGGAACTATGCCACGGCTGCGGCGGCTGTAGGATGGCATGTGCCGCGCGCGCCATATCCGAGACCGATCACGCTATCGGCGTAGTCGAAACAGGTTACGCAAACGGCGTGGCGTTCGTACAGGGCCGTCTCAAGGTTGGCGCGGCAATGTCGCCCCCACTCATTCGGGCAACCAAGGCCGCGGCTCCTGCCAACGGGATAGTCATCATTGATGCGCCACCCGGTACCTCATGCCCGGTCATTGCGGCCATTAAGGACACGGACGTTGTCGTCCTCGTCACCGAACCAACGCCCTTCGGACTACATGATCTGAGACTCGCCGTGGAGACTGTCCGCCAAGTCGGAATCCCCTTCGGCGTCGTCGTGAACCGTTGCGACGTCGGAGATGAACGCGTGACATCGTACTGCAAGCAAGAGTGTATTCCTGTTCTTCTGGAGATCCCGGATGACCGTCGTATAGCGGAGGCTTACTCACGCGGAGAAAACGCAATTGATGCCGTTCCCGAAATGCGGGAGCTTTTCACGGGTCTCTGTCAACACATACGGGAACTGATCGCCAAGAATGGGATGAAAGAAGCATCGGTGCTATGA
- a CDS encoding NifB/NifX family molybdenum-iron cluster-binding protein, with protein sequence MIIVVSASGKTLDAQVDPRFGRAAFFIAVDSESGAFQAHDNVQNLSAAQGAGIQSAETVSRLGADVVITGNCGPKAFRTLSAAGIKVIVGGQGTVAEAIEAFKSGTLVPADAPNVEGHWA encoded by the coding sequence ATGATTATCGTTGTTTCTGCATCGGGCAAGACGCTTGACGCGCAAGTTGATCCCCGCTTCGGACGCGCTGCGTTCTTCATTGCCGTCGATTCCGAGAGCGGCGCCTTTCAGGCGCATGACAACGTGCAGAACTTGAGCGCAGCCCAAGGCGCGGGCATTCAGTCCGCCGAAACCGTATCTCGCCTTGGCGCGGACGTCGTCATCACGGGAAACTGTGGGCCGAAGGCGTTCAGAACCCTCTCCGCCGCAGGCATCAAGGTGATTGTCGGTGGACAAGGTACAGTTGCCGAAGCCATTGAAGCATTTAAGTCGGGTACGCTCGTCCCAGCCGATGCGCCAAACGTCGAAGGGCATTGGGCTTGA
- a CDS encoding peroxiredoxin — protein sequence MEQQIERLPLIGEQAPSFKAETTQGEIDFPKCYKGKWVVFFSHPADFTPVCTTEFMTFASMAQEFKDLNCELLGLSIDSTYSHIAWLRTIKEKIEYNGMKGVEVMFPVISDLTMEVSRKFGMLQPGASNTQAVRAVFIIDPKGIVRALFYYPLSNGRNMQEIKRLLVAMQHSDKYEIATPANWQPGDDVIVPPPGSCGTAKERVEKPDADTKVLDWFMVLKKCPSLCKKKCPHK from the coding sequence ATGGAACAGCAGATTGAACGCCTCCCCCTCATAGGTGAACAAGCGCCTTCGTTCAAAGCGGAGACCACCCAAGGGGAGATCGACTTCCCCAAGTGCTACAAGGGGAAATGGGTTGTCTTCTTCTCGCACCCGGCGGACTTCACGCCCGTGTGCACCACGGAGTTCATGACGTTTGCCTCGATGGCGCAGGAGTTCAAGGACCTGAACTGTGAACTTCTGGGATTGTCCATCGACAGCACGTACAGCCATATCGCGTGGCTTAGAACGATCAAGGAGAAGATCGAGTACAACGGCATGAAGGGCGTCGAGGTCATGTTCCCCGTCATCAGCGACCTTACGATGGAAGTCTCGCGAAAATTCGGGATGCTGCAACCCGGTGCGAGCAATACGCAGGCCGTGCGCGCGGTCTTCATCATCGACCCGAAAGGCATCGTCCGGGCGCTCTTCTACTACCCGCTCAGCAACGGGCGCAACATGCAGGAGATCAAGCGACTTCTGGTCGCCATGCAACACTCGGACAAGTACGAAATCGCCACGCCCGCGAACTGGCAACCCGGCGACGACGTGATCGTCCCGCCACCCGGCTCGTGTGGCACGGCCAAGGAACGCGTAGAGAAGCCCGACGCCGATACAAAGGTTCTTGACTGGTTCATGGTCCTGAAGAAGTGTCCGTCTCTGTGCAAGAAGAAATGCCCACACAAATAA
- a CDS encoding CoA-binding protein, giving the protein MSKTIAIVGASADRSKYGNKAVRAFKQGGWTVYPVNPSVPEVEGLRTYASIADIPGPIDRISMYVPPKVGKAMLAAIAAKAPQEFFLNPGSEDADLVREAEALGLHPIQACSIVNIGLRPDMFPDK; this is encoded by the coding sequence ATGAGTAAGACTATCGCCATCGTTGGTGCTTCGGCAGACCGTAGCAAGTACGGCAACAAAGCCGTGCGTGCATTCAAACAAGGCGGGTGGACCGTCTATCCCGTGAACCCGAGCGTTCCGGAGGTGGAGGGTTTGCGGACTTATGCCTCGATTGCCGATATTCCAGGCCCCATTGACCGCATCTCCATGTACGTGCCCCCGAAGGTGGGCAAGGCCATGCTGGCGGCCATTGCGGCGAAGGCGCCGCAGGAGTTCTTCCTCAACCCCGGCTCGGAAGACGCTGACCTTGTCAGAGAAGCCGAGGCCCTCGGACTGCATCCTATCCAGGCGTGCAGCATTGTGAATATCGGTTTGCGGCCGGACATGTTTCCGGACAAGTAG